The Pantoea phytobeneficialis genome has a segment encoding these proteins:
- the idnD gene encoding L-idonate 5-dehydrogenase, giving the protein MKIETQSCVITGKQQVSVAQQQVEWNGKGTLVRITRGGICGSDLHYYQEGKVGSYEVKMPMILGHEVIGFVVESDDPRLKPEQKVAVNPSKPCGECKYCRREQENQCVSMRFFGSAMYVPHVDGGFTQYKVVDSAQCIPFPQDADESVMVFAEPLAVCIHATHQAGDLTGKHVFISGVGPIGCLIAAAAKARGAASIVCSDISERSLAMAQQMGATDVIHAANGDFTPYLADKGYFDVSFEASGHPSSLQRCLDVTCAKGTLVQVGMGGAIPSFPIMQLIAKEINLVGSFRFTHEFNTAVEWLAQGVVKPLPLFSGAYGWQDIDAALQFAGDKTRAAKVQLTF; this is encoded by the coding sequence ATGAAAATCGAAACGCAATCCTGCGTGATCACCGGAAAACAACAAGTCAGCGTGGCGCAGCAGCAGGTGGAGTGGAACGGCAAAGGCACGCTGGTACGCATTACGCGCGGGGGTATTTGCGGCTCCGACCTGCATTATTATCAGGAAGGTAAAGTCGGTAGCTATGAAGTCAAGATGCCGATGATCCTCGGCCATGAAGTGATTGGTTTTGTGGTGGAAAGTGATGATCCACGCCTGAAGCCGGAACAAAAAGTGGCGGTTAACCCGTCCAAACCTTGCGGTGAATGCAAATATTGCCGCCGTGAGCAGGAAAACCAGTGCGTTTCGATGCGCTTCTTCGGCAGCGCCATGTATGTGCCGCATGTCGATGGCGGGTTTACCCAGTACAAAGTGGTGGACAGCGCGCAGTGCATCCCTTTCCCACAGGACGCAGACGAAAGCGTGATGGTGTTTGCCGAGCCGCTGGCGGTGTGCATCCATGCCACCCACCAGGCAGGCGATCTTACCGGTAAGCATGTGTTTATCTCCGGCGTTGGCCCGATTGGCTGCCTGATCGCCGCAGCGGCCAAAGCGCGTGGTGCGGCATCGATTGTCTGTAGCGATATCAGCGAACGTTCACTGGCGATGGCCCAGCAAATGGGGGCCACTGACGTGATTCATGCCGCCAACGGCGACTTCACCCCTTACCTGGCAGACAAAGGCTACTTTGACGTGTCTTTCGAAGCCTCTGGTCACCCTTCTTCGTTGCAACGCTGCCTCGACGTGACCTGCGCCAAAGGTACTCTCGTGCAGGTGGGTATGGGCGGAGCAATTCCCTCGTTCCCGATTATGCAATTGATTGCTAAAGAGATTAACCTGGTCGGTTCCTTCCGCTTTACCCATGAATTCAATACCGCTGTCGAGTGGCTGGCACAGGGCGTGGTCAAGCCGCTGCCGTTGTTCAGCGGAGCATATGGCTGGCAGGACATTGATGCGGCGTTGCAGTTTGCGGGCGACAAAACCCGGGCGGCAAAAGTCCAGTTAACATTTTAA